The following DNA comes from Ignavibacteriales bacterium.
TTCATCATACAATTAATAAATTAGGAAAGTTATGATAGTAGATATTTTAAAAATAGAAGGTATGAACTGCAACCATTGCGTAATGGCAGTCAAAAAGGAATTATCAAAATTAAATTTAAAAATTATTGATGTATCAATAGGTTCAGCACAAATTGAGTACGATGAATCGAAATTACCAAAGGAAGATATTTCCAAAGCAATTTCTGAGGCTGGTTATAGGCTTGTTTAAGGCAAGGTTATTAAAGTAACAAAGATCATGGGTGAATTAATAAAATATAACGTTCCAGTGGAAGGAATGACTTGTGCAAGTTGTGTAGCCCGAGTTGAGAAAGCTATCGGGAAACTGGATGGGGTTACTAACGTTAATGTAAATTTTGCGACTGAAAAAGCAAGTTTTGAAATTGATCCTAAGAAAATTGATTTTAGTAAAATTGCAGGTATTGTTGAAGATGCCGGTTACAAACTATCTAATGTAGAAAAATTTCAAAAAGAAGATTCACAAAATGAAATTGATTTTAGTCTAAACAACGACTTTTTCCACGCAATAAAAAAAGATTTTCGATTCGCTTTACTTTTTACAATTCCAATCTTTTCAATTTCTATGTTAATGGAATTCAATTGGTTTCACCAATTATTCCCGGTATCGATGGATTACATCAATAAAATTTTATTAATTTTAACTACACCTGTTGTTTTTGTATCAGGAAAAAGGTTTTATGTTGCTTTCTGGAACAACCTAAAACATTTTGCGGCAGACATGAATTCCTTAGTTGCAATTGGTACCGGAACTGCATATGGATATAGTTTATTGGCAACTCTCTTCCCTGTTCTTATTACAAGTAGTTTTAAGTTACCACACGTTTATTATGATTCTACTGCTGTAATAATTACTTTAATTCTACTTGGTAGATTTCTGGAAAACCGTGCAAAACAAAAAACAAATTCCGCTATAAGAGAATTGTTGGAATTGAAACCTAAAGAAACATTGGTTAGAAGAAATGGAAATGAAATAAAAGTAAAAGTTGATGAGCTTGTTCTTAAAGATATTGTTATAATAAAACCGGGCGAAAAAATTCCTTCTGATGGAAAAATAATTTCCGGCTCCACAACCATAGATGAATCAATGGTTACAGGTGAATCCTTTCCACTTGAAAAAGGAATTGGAGCTAAAGTTATTGGTGGAACAATAAACAAGAATGGAACTTTTGATTTTGAAATTACAGCTTTAGGAAAAAATTCTGTCCTTGGGCAAATAATAACTTTGGTAGAAGAGGCTCAAGGTTCGAAAGCGCCAATACAAAAACTTGCAGATAAAGTTGCCGCTGTTTTTGTTCCCGTGGTTGTAGGAATTGCAATTCTAACATTCATAAGCTGGCTGGTATTTGGAGATGAAAATTCTTTTAACTTTGCTTTAATAAATTTTGTAGCTGTATTAATTATTGCTTGCCCATGCGCTTTGGGATTAGCAACTCCAACCGCTATTATTGTGGGAACTGGTTTAGGTGCAAAACATGGAATTCTGATTAAAAATGGTGAGAGCCTGGAGCTAGCTCATAAAATTTCTACAATTATAGTAGATAAAACTGGCACCTTAACCGAAGGTAAACCTTTGGTAACGGATTTAATTACAAACAATTTTTCTGAGGAAGAATTGTTATGCCTTGCTGCTTCTGTAGAAAACAAATCTGAACATCCTATTGGGCAGGCAATTGTAGAATATGCGCAGATAAAAAAAATCGACTTGAAAAATTTGGATACTTTCCAAAACATAACTGGTAATGGCATTACAGCACTGATTGGTAATACAACTATTCTTGTTGGCAATGAAAACCTATTGAAAGAATACTCAATAAAAAATGAAAAATTTAATAAAGAATTTTCTGATCTGTCAAGCGAAGGTAAATCCACAGTTTTTGTAGCTATTGATGGTGAAGTTAAAGGAATAATTGCCGTTGAAGATCCGATAAAAGCCAATTCCAAGGAAGCAATAGCTGAATTGAAAAAAATGAATATCAATGTTGTTATGGTTACTGGCGATAATCAAAAAACGGCGGCGGCAATTGCCAAACGTGTTGGGATTGAAAATTTTTCTGCTCAAGTACTGCCAGAAGATAAATTAAAAATTGTAGAGAAATTCCAAAATCAAAATCACGTTGTTGCAGTTGCCGGAGATGGGATAAACGATTCGCCCGCTCTTGCTAAAAGCGATGTTGGGATTGCAATGGGAAGTGGAACTGATGTAGCAATAGAATCTTCTGATATAACTTTATTAAAAGGAGATTTGATGAGCATAGTCAAAATGATAAAATTATCCCGAAGAACTATTAGAATAATAAAACAAAATCTTTTTTGGGCTTTTATTTTTAATGCAATTGGTATTCCTTTGGCAGCACTTGGTTTATTAAATCCAATGTTTGCAGCGTTAGCAATGTCTTTCAGTTCAGTTTCAGTTGTAAGCAATTCTCTTCGTTTACGCAAATCCAAATTCTGATTTCAGAATTCCTCTAATATCATTTCCATTCTTAATTCAAAAACTCATTTGAGATATTTCCGAAAATAAGCTATGTTAGTTCAGGAAAATAACAGGTGATGATAATGAAACTAATACCAACATTGTTTTTTTTGGTTTTCGTTATTGAAATAAATTATGCACAGATAATTACTAACGAAACAAGAACCAGCAAAGATTCTACCGGAAAGGTCGTTAAAACGGAGTCCGTTGTAATTTCAAAATCAGAAGATATAACTCCAAGGAATAATCTGTTAGCAATTAGTCCCCTTACATTTATACTGTTCTATAATATTTCATACTATCATAGGTTTTCCAATAATATTGGCGGAGGAATTGGATTACGGCTGCCCACAATAAGTGGAATAGATGGTTTTGGCGTTAATGCTGAAGTACGATTTTATCCTTCTGGAAAATCCTTGAAGGGATTTTATTTTGCGCCAAACATTTCTTACAAGGAATTAAGATCCGAGGGATCGACAATAACTCCATTTTCTATTGGAGGTTTGGTTGGATGGCAATTTTTCTTTGGAAGCGAGTTTGCTCTTGGCGTTGGTTTAGGAGTGGATTACTATTTTGTTAGTTCAACTTACAATGATAATTCTTTTCATTCATATTCAACCAAAGGAACTTTTCCGGATATTCGCTTAGATATTGGTTATGCCTGGTAATTTTTAGAACTCAGAAAACAGAATACAGAATACAGAAAACAGAATTTTATAATTCTGATTTTACATCTTCGGTAATCTTTCCAGGAATGAACTATTGCTAAGAACGGCAAAAGTTTCCGTCTTTCTAAGTTCATCAAGAGTAAAGCAATTCATATAACTCATTGCACTTTTCAAACCATCAGAAATACTATCAATTACATTCTTCACTGGTCCTTTGTAAGGAACCATAGTTTCTTCACCTTCAATAAATTCATTTCTCATTTTAACGCCAAAAGATGCTGAACCACGGTATTTTTTCCAGAGCTGCCCATTGTATTTTATAACTTCACTTGGAGTTTCTTTAGTACCTGCCAGCATTCTTCCCAGCATAACTGAATCAGCACCAAGAGCGATTGCTTTTGCAACATCACCAGAACTTTTAATACCACCATCTGCAATAATTCCAATGTTTAACTTTTGTTCCTTCCTTGCAAATAAAACATTTAACAAAGATGAAACTTGACCAATTCCAATTCCAGTTTGAATGGAAGTTGTGCAAACGCTACCGCTGCCTATGCCAACTCTTACTGCATCAGCACCGCAATCCACCAATTGTTTTAAACTTGCACCGTGAGCAATATTTCCAACCAGCACTTTTACATTAAACCGTTTTTTTATTTCTTCCGTTTTGCTTAAGACTGCCTTGTTGTTCGCATTAGCTGTATCGATGCAAATAACATAACCTTTCGATGCAAGTTTTTCAACAACCTCAATTTCAGTATTAAGAGCAATGGAAACGCCCTTAATTCCATCTACAGCTCCAATATTGTTAAGATCATCGGATAATGAGGAATCAAAGCGATTTAAAATTCCAAGGCAACCAAGCTCAGTTAATTCCTTTGCCATTGTTAATCCTGTTACAGTATCCATCGGACTTGATAAAACCGGCACACCTAATTCCAATCCTAAAAAATCAAGTTTTGTTGAAGCATCATTTCTGCTTCTTACTCTGGATATTTCAGTTGGTATAAGACTTATGTCGTCGTAGGTTAAGGAAAAGTGATATTTATTCAAATCCGCCTTG
Coding sequences within:
- a CDS encoding heavy metal translocating P-type ATPase, whose amino-acid sequence is MGELIKYNVPVEGMTCASCVARVEKAIGKLDGVTNVNVNFATEKASFEIDPKKIDFSKIAGIVEDAGYKLSNVEKFQKEDSQNEIDFSLNNDFFHAIKKDFRFALLFTIPIFSISMLMEFNWFHQLFPVSMDYINKILLILTTPVVFVSGKRFYVAFWNNLKHFAADMNSLVAIGTGTAYGYSLLATLFPVLITSSFKLPHVYYDSTAVIITLILLGRFLENRAKQKTNSAIRELLELKPKETLVRRNGNEIKVKVDELVLKDIVIIKPGEKIPSDGKIISGSTTIDESMVTGESFPLEKGIGAKVIGGTINKNGTFDFEITALGKNSVLGQIITLVEEAQGSKAPIQKLADKVAAVFVPVVVGIAILTFISWLVFGDENSFNFALINFVAVLIIACPCALGLATPTAIIVGTGLGAKHGILIKNGESLELAHKISTIIVDKTGTLTEGKPLVTDLITNNFSEEELLCLAASVENKSEHPIGQAIVEYAQIKKIDLKNLDTFQNITGNGITALIGNTTILVGNENLLKEYSIKNEKFNKEFSDLSSEGKSTVFVAIDGEVKGIIAVEDPIKANSKEAIAELKKMNINVVMVTGDNQKTAAAIAKRVGIENFSAQVLPEDKLKIVEKFQNQNHVVAVAGDGINDSPALAKSDVGIAMGSGTDVAIESSDITLLKGDLMSIVKMIKLSRRTIRIIKQNLFWAFIFNAIGIPLAALGLLNPMFAALAMSFSSVSVVSNSLRLRKSKF
- a CDS encoding cation transporter, encoding MIVDILKIEGMNCNHCVMAVKKELSKLNLKIIDVSIGSAQIEYDESKLPKEDISKAISEAGYRLV
- a CDS encoding guanosine monophosphate reductase yields the protein MKIYSKADLNKYHFSLTYDDISLIPTEISRVRSRNDASTKLDFLGLELGVPVLSSPMDTVTGLTMAKELTELGCLGILNRFDSSLSDDLNNIGAVDGIKGVSIALNTEIEVVEKLASKGYVICIDTANANNKAVLSKTEEIKKRFNVKVLVGNIAHGASLKQLVDCGADAVRVGIGSGSVCTTSIQTGIGIGQVSSLLNVLFARKEQKLNIGIIADGGIKSSGDVAKAIALGADSVMLGRMLAGTKETPSEVIKYNGQLWKKYRGSASFGVKMRNEFIEGEETMVPYKGPVKNVIDSISDGLKSAMSYMNCFTLDELRKTETFAVLSNSSFLERLPKM